CGACGGACGCCCCATGGTGCTGCGCCGCCCGCCCCTTCATCCTCGGCCCACGAGCGACAAGACGATGCTGCGCGAGATCGCGGCGCTGCGCACGCTCGCCGGAACCGACGTCCCCCATCCGTCGTTCATCGCCGGCTGCGAAGACCTCGACGTGCTCGGGGTCGTCTTCTACCTGATGGAGGAGATCGACGGCTTCAACCCCGGCAGCGAGGTGGCCGAGGCGTACGTCCGCGACCAGTCGTTCCGACACGACGTCGGCCTCTCCTACGCGGCGAGCTTGGCACGGCTGGGGAATGCCGCCTGGGAGGGTAAGCCGCTCGCCGAGCTGAAACGTCCGGGGTCCTTTGTGGAGCGCCAGGTTCCGCAGTTTTTGCGGCTGTTGGAAAGCTATCGACACGAGCGCTACGAGCCCGAATCGCTTGCAGTCACCGACCTTGCCGACTGGCTTCTTGCCAACGTCCCGCCGGAGAGCGAGCCGGGAATCATGCACGGCGACCCGCATATGAGCAACGTCCTGCTGCGGCGCGATAAACCGGAGCTGGCAGCGTTCGTGGACTGGGAGATGTGCACCGTCGGTGACCCGCTGCTCGATCTCGGCTGGATGGTGATCACCTGGCCGCTGGACACCAGCACGATCACCGCGGGCGGTGCTCTTGGCGCACTCGGGGGGCTGGCCACCCGGCGCGAACTTCTCGAGGCCTATTGGAACGCCGGCGGACGTGAGACGCCGAGACTCGATTGGTACATGGCGATGGCGTGTTTCAAGCTCGGCGTGGTCATCGAGGGCACCTGGTCGCGCTACCTGATGGGCAAGGCGAGTCGCGACGCAGGCGAGGCACTGCATGCCAATGCCCAGAACCTGATCGATATCGGTACCCGGGTCGTCAAGGGCGACAACCCGTTTGACCTGAACTAGCCGAAGGCGTCGAACCCGAGTTTGACGGCCAGCGCCAGTCCCGCCGCACCGATCGCCAGCCGTATCGGCTTGGCAGGTGCGTGACGCACGACGACGGGACCCAGCCGTGATCCCACGAGGCAGCCCAGCCCGAGTGGAACGACCGCCGACCACTGCACCGGTGCGACGAAGACGAAGATGACCGCCGCGACGACGTTGGCGATGCCGAGGATGACGTTCTTGCCCGCATTGGCGTGCGCGAGCGTCGCCCCGCCCGCCCGGAGCAGTATCGCGAGCAGGAGAACACCCGCGGCCGCACCGAAATAGCCGCCATAGATACAAATTACGAAGATCGCAGCTGATTCGAGTACCAACGTCACCGTGTGTCTTCGATGACTTGCCACCGTCGCATCCTTGCGCTGCCGGGCCGGGATGAGGATGGCGACCGAGGCGAATGCGAGGAGAAGGGGAACCACCTTCTCGAAACCTTCGGCTGGGAGCGACAACAGCAGAACGGCGCCGATTAGTCCGCCCAGCGCCGCGACCGGGGCGATGCGTTTGAGCCACGGTCCCTGCCCCTCGAGTTCAGGACGCGAGCCCCACACCGACCCGATGCCGTTGAACACCACGGCCACCGTGTTGGTCACGTTGGCCGTCACCGGTGGCAGACCAACGAGCAACAGTGCGGGATACGTGGCGACCGAGGCCAAACCCGCGATGCTGCCGGTGAGGCCGCCGAGCACTCCTGCTGCGGCGAGAAAGGCCGCATCCCACCACGTCATTGCGGGCTCACGTTACTTCTCGGACCGTTCCGAGCTGCCCGCTGGGGCGGGGATTCGCGCCCGACCCGCCTTGCCGCCTGAAATGTGTTTGCACCTGCCTTCGGGGGCGTCTAGAGTCGCCAACGTGCCGAGGCGACTCGTAGTAGCAACCCGCAGCGGGGTCTGATCCTGACCGACCCCTCGCTGTGGGTCGTCGCTACCTCGTCGGTCACTTCCTCTGAACTGAGAAGACCGGCACATGTCATCCGAACCCGCAATCAACACAGGGCCCTTACCGGGCGCAGCCCCGTTCGCCACTCACGTGGACGGACCTCTGCCCCGCGGTCTTCGCCAGGAGGCCGATGCAATGTCGTTCGAAACGTTCCTCGATCAGTACGCACCCAGCACGGGACCGCTGCGGCTGGGCCAGTGGTCCTGCACCGACGGTGAGCGTCCCGCGACGCGCTTGGGTCCCCAGGCGCGCAACTATCAGGCCACGCTGGCCGTCGGCGACCGCATCAGCACGTCGTCGGCGAAGGCGTCCGGACCACTTGCCGCGCTGACGGAGATGCTGTACGAGCGTGGCATCGCCGTCGAGATGACGGCCTTCCACCAACTGCCGGCCGGCGACAACACCGCGACGTTCATCTGCGGTTCCGACGGTGGGCACTCCGAGTGGGCGATGGGCCTTGCCGACGACCCGACGCAGTCGGCGTTGCGGGCCATGATCGCATGCGCAAACCGGCTCCTGGCCTCCGCCTGATTCGTCGCTCGCGGCGATCCCCTAGCGCTGGAGTCCGCGCAGCGCCCACGCGCCGAGGGCGACCGCGAGCACAGGGACGGTGACCGGTGCACCCGCCGTCGATCGCGTGAAGTTGCCGCGCTTCATCGCGACAACACCGGCGGCGCCGTCACCCACATCGCAGGCCAGACCGGCGGTCACGAAGGCCCGCCGCTGCGCACCCGACGACACCAGCGTGCCGACGCCGATGACGATGTCGCGGATGCCGAATAGCCGCCAGGCGTAGTGCGATTGGCCGCCGTCGGCCTCCATCCCGAACGCCCGCGCGGTGACTCGGGGACTGATCCACGCCAGCATCCCCGCCACAATGCGTCCAGCCGCCAACGCGGCGACCGTGCGATCGACCAAAGGGTTGTCCGCCATGGTCAGTGCAGCGGACGCAGCACGATGTGCATACCGTCCTTGGGCACCGGCATGCCGCCGTAATCCCATTCGGTCGTGTAGCCCTTGTGCGGGAGCTCCAGCCGGTACTTGCGCAGCAGCCGGTGCAGGATCGTCTTCACCTCGAACTGGCCGAACGTCATGCCGATGCACTTGTGCGCGCCGCCGCCGAAGGGGCTGAATGCGTACCGGTGCGACTTGTGCTCGTTGCGGGGTTCGGTGAAGCGCAGCGGGTCGAACTTCATCGGCTCGGGGTAGAACTCCTCGAGTCGGTGGTTCATCCCCGGATAGGCGATGACGTTCGTGCCCTTGGGCAGGTAGTAGCCCAGCAGTTCGGTGTCGCGCACCGTTTGACGCATCGCCCACTGCACCGGGGTCACCAGGCGGATGGACTCATTCATCACCAGATCGAGGGATTCCAGCTTCTCGAGCGAGTCGATGTCGAGTGGTCCGTCGCCGAGACGGTCGGACTCGTCGCGGCAACGGTCTTGCCACTCAGGGTGTTTCGCCAAGTGGTAGATCATCGTCGTGGCCGTCGATGTCGACGTGTCGTGTGCGGCCATCATCAGGAAGATCATGTGGTTGACGATGTCGTCGTCGGAGAACTTGTTGCCGTCCTCGTCCTCGGTCTGACACAGCACGGTCAGCAGATCCGATCCGTCCTTGCCGCGACGTTCCCGGACCCGCTCCTGGAAGTAGTCCTCGAGAAGCTTGCGTGCCTGCAGGCCGCGCCACCAGGTGAACGGCGGCACACCGGTGCGGATGATCGCGTTGCCGGCACGGGTGGTCGTGGTGAACGCGTTGTTGACCTTGGTGACGAGTTCGTGGTCGGTGCCTGGCTCGTGACCCATGAACACCATCGAGGCGATGTCGAGCGTGAGCTCCTTCATCGCCGGATACATCAGGAAGCGCGAGTCGTTGGTCACCCAGTCATTCGCGATGACTTGTGAGACCACCTTGTCGACCTGCTCCTGGTAGCCGACCAACCGGCTCCGGACGAACGCCTCCTGCATGATCCGCCGGTGGAACATGTGCTCCTCGAAGTCGAGAAGCATCAGGCCGCGGTGGAAGAAGGGACCGATCACCGGGACCCAGCCCTGCTGATTGAAGTCCTTGTTTCGGTTGGAGTAGATGGCCTGCGCGGCATCGGGGCCGAGCGCCGTGACGGCGGGCAGGACGGGCGAGTCGGCGTAGTAGAGAGGGCCGTATTTGCGGTAGATGTGCAGCAGGTAGTCGGGGCCGCCGCGGAACATCTCGATCATGTGGCCGACGATCGGCAGGCCGGCATCGCCCGCCACCGATTTGAGGCCGCTTCCCGGGGGCGGCGACGTCATCTCCTTCTGTGGAAAGTCGGTCTTGAGCAGCTGCTTCTCGACCATGCCCAGCCCCGGGAAGTTGGTGATCGACGGAGTCAACCGCCGCTTCGCCTTGTCGAGCAGGTAATCCTTGGTGCTGATGGTGGGCATCTACGCTCCCTCACGCCAAATGACTGTGGCCGTTGTCACTCCTATCTTCATCCTGAATGGCAGACTTGACGCATGTCAAGTTTGGATCCGACGTGTCGTGGTGCGAAGGTCTAAACCCATGACTGCCGAGTCCGCATCGTCCGAGGTCCGTCGCAGCAGGGGTGATCGGCAGCGCGACGCGATCGTGACCGCGGTTCGTGAGCTTCTGCAAGAACGGTCGTTCGCCGATCTGTCGGTCAGCACCATCAGCGAACGCGCCGGCGTCGCCAGGTCGGGTTTCTACTTCTACTTCGATTCGAAGTACGCGGTGCTGGCGACCATCGTCAAGGACGCGGCCGAGCTGCTCGACGACCTGACTCACCATTTCGCGCCGCGTGAGCCCGGCGAGGCGCCCGCGGACTTTGCGAAGCGGATGGTCGGTAGCGCAGTCACCGTGTACGCGAACGACGATCCCGTGATGTCGGCATGCGCAGTCGCCCGCAACACCGACGCGGAGATCCGCGAGATCATGGACGACTTCTACGACAGCGTCGTGGCCAAGTTGATCACCCTGCTCGAGAATGACCCCGATGCGCGACCGATCTCCGATGACCTGCCCGCTCTCGTGCGGACGCTGGCTGCAGTGACGTCCTTTACGTTGACGCATGACACCGCATTCGTGGGCCGCGGTGAGGATGTCGCCCGCGCCGTCGAGATCGTTGAGCGGCTGTGGGTGTCCGCGTTCTGGGGCAGCGGTCAGCCCGACTAGGCACCGGTAAGGTCACGGCCATGACTGCGGTGTCTCGGGGGAGCGATTTCGCCGGTAAGCGTTGTCTGCTCACCGGAGCCGCCAGCGGCATCGGCCGCGCGACGGCGCTTAAGCTGGCCGCCGAAGGCGCCCACCTCTATCTCACCGACCGCGACGCCGAAGGTCTGGAGCAGACCGTGGCCGACGCCCGTGCGCTGGGTGGCATCGTCGGCGCCTACCGAGCTTTTGACATCTCCGACTACGACGCCGTCGACAAATTCGCCGCCGACGTCCACTCAGAGCATCTGGCGATGGATGTAGTGATGAACATC
The sequence above is drawn from the Mycobacterium gallinarum genome and encodes:
- a CDS encoding phosphotransferase family protein: MPDDAQQLPTLSDDDQAALQRWAQQQGLGSTVSDVQPLTGGTQNIVVRVHIDGRPMVLRRPPLHPRPTSDKTMLREIAALRTLAGTDVPHPSFIAGCEDLDVLGVVFYLMEEIDGFNPGSEVAEAYVRDQSFRHDVGLSYAASLARLGNAAWEGKPLAELKRPGSFVERQVPQFLRLLESYRHERYEPESLAVTDLADWLLANVPPESEPGIMHGDPHMSNVLLRRDKPELAAFVDWEMCTVGDPLLDLGWMVITWPLDTSTITAGGALGALGGLATRRELLEAYWNAGGRETPRLDWYMAMACFKLGVVIEGTWSRYLMGKASRDAGEALHANAQNLIDIGTRVVKGDNPFDLN
- a CDS encoding sulfite exporter TauE/SafE family protein codes for the protein MTWWDAAFLAAAGVLGGLTGSIAGLASVATYPALLLVGLPPVTANVTNTVAVVFNGIGSVWGSRPELEGQGPWLKRIAPVAALGGLIGAVLLLSLPAEGFEKVVPLLLAFASVAILIPARQRKDATVASHRRHTVTLVLESAAIFVICIYGGYFGAAAGVLLLAILLRAGGATLAHANAGKNVILGIANVVAAVIFVFVAPVQWSAVVPLGLGCLVGSRLGPVVVRHAPAKPIRLAIGAAGLALAVKLGFDAFG
- a CDS encoding homocitrate synthase, coding for MSSEPAINTGPLPGAAPFATHVDGPLPRGLRQEADAMSFETFLDQYAPSTGPLRLGQWSCTDGERPATRLGPQARNYQATLAVGDRISTSSAKASGPLAALTEMLYERGIAVEMTAFHQLPAGDNTATFICGSDGGHSEWAMGLADDPTQSALRAMIACANRLLASA
- a CDS encoding cytochrome P450, encoding MPTISTKDYLLDKAKRRLTPSITNFPGLGMVEKQLLKTDFPQKEMTSPPPGSGLKSVAGDAGLPIVGHMIEMFRGGPDYLLHIYRKYGPLYYADSPVLPAVTALGPDAAQAIYSNRNKDFNQQGWVPVIGPFFHRGLMLLDFEEHMFHRRIMQEAFVRSRLVGYQEQVDKVVSQVIANDWVTNDSRFLMYPAMKELTLDIASMVFMGHEPGTDHELVTKVNNAFTTTTRAGNAIIRTGVPPFTWWRGLQARKLLEDYFQERVRERRGKDGSDLLTVLCQTEDEDGNKFSDDDIVNHMIFLMMAAHDTSTSTATTMIYHLAKHPEWQDRCRDESDRLGDGPLDIDSLEKLESLDLVMNESIRLVTPVQWAMRQTVRDTELLGYYLPKGTNVIAYPGMNHRLEEFYPEPMKFDPLRFTEPRNEHKSHRYAFSPFGGGAHKCIGMTFGQFEVKTILHRLLRKYRLELPHKGYTTEWDYGGMPVPKDGMHIVLRPLH
- a CDS encoding TetR/AcrR family transcriptional regulator is translated as MTAESASSEVRRSRGDRQRDAIVTAVRELLQERSFADLSVSTISERAGVARSGFYFYFDSKYAVLATIVKDAAELLDDLTHHFAPREPGEAPADFAKRMVGSAVTVYANDDPVMSACAVARNTDAEIREIMDDFYDSVVAKLITLLENDPDARPISDDLPALVRTLAAVTSFTLTHDTAFVGRGEDVARAVEIVERLWVSAFWGSGQPD